The Brassica napus cultivar Da-Ae chromosome C1, Da-Ae, whole genome shotgun sequence DNA segment CATTATAGCCTATGTGGCAAGCTCACAACTCTTCTCAGCCAACTAATCTAATAGTCCTTAAATTACTAGAATATTTACCAGTATTGCCATTGGTAcctattatacatatattaagacATATATTGAATAATAGATTAAAGATACTTGTCATACGATTTTACCTGGTTCGTAATACAATAACCGATCGACATTGTCAATTGTTTTAACCGGTTTTATCAATCAAATTTATGTACAATTTAAATCGTTGGCTGAAAAAAATCGTGACTTCTTCATCTTCGCATACGAAATAAACACGACCGTATTAGTATGTTTTGTAAGTGCTTTTTTGTCCTTCTGTTCATTCTGTTCATTCTGTTCATGACAAGTATGGCATTATTAGAGACAAACTGATATTTTGGTGCATGAacctataaaattattatcacGTATTGTCCTGGAATAAACTCAAGCTTGACTATGTCTATTAGACTTAAAACAAtggtttgtgttgttttaaaacctATTGTCGTGAACAAATATACGGTCCACAACAAACACCTTTGTTTCGAACCAAAATATCAATGGTTATAAAAACTAACATTCCATTGTCCAAGCATGTTACCACTAATTCTACAAGTCTAAACTGAATTTACAGGTTCTCGAGCAAACTAACATTTTGTTCATGACATTTTCTTACCttactatttatatttataacctCAGACAACATACTTTTGAATTATGGaaatagatttttatatttttttttgtcattgatTATATGAAATCAACATAAAATTTTCCAAGACAAATGGCTTGGGaaaaaaacttttgaaaaaGGCAAATCTGCTCGATTTGCTCCAACTATATTGCCATACAGAatatgccaaaaaaaaattatattgccATACGGAATAATTGCTAATAAATCCGGTTACTTAATGGTATTTATTGTAAGCTTTCTGACCAAGTCAAAACACCATATTAGTCAGTGATATTTTGTGTTTCTGGCCAGAATATCGTAATGACATCAATTTTAGTGTTGTGATTGAACAAATAAGGCAGATAGGTTAATGCATAGTTATTATTGGTTccctatattcatccaaaatattgatttgtaatatatttttgtatttattattagtttccTTTTGACATTCTATATAAACAAGGTTGAAGGATTCATCATTCCCTCCAACACGAAAGATTTCATAAACCATTATACTCTATGGCAGCCATTAATTTAATATAGCatgttctataaaaaaaatatagtatgttctataatttatataaagaacatgctggaaaatatgttatataaaatgaatagTAAATGTAATTGTTTTGAAAACGTTTGTACTACGTATTTaggcttacaaaaaaaaagatgtgtgCCCTGGAATATATACACTGTTTGGAGTTCAtggatttttataaaatttgttttaaaactcGAATACCAATTTATGGACGTTTCCTATTAGTTGCTAAGTCATAATGATGGTCCATCAAATAAACTTCAGTGAACGATGCAAATTATTTGTAGCTTAACCATTGTAAGTTCCATCAAATAAGCTTTACAGAATTAATACTGGCATCACACTAATGTTTATAATCAACAAATATAATTGTCATCTTAACTCACCCCGTGCCAGGCACGGGCACGGTTCttcacctagtatatatatatagcatgtTCAAAGTATTGTATAGTCACACAATTAATTTTTGGAGTTATTATGTACAGTATATGCAATCAAATTCCTCTTTTAAATCTATTTTCCAATAAATTAttcttaacaaaataataaaaggaaaggtttttgtttatttacttttttatttgtgaaaaaaaGACAatgaccatatatatatataaaggataTATGGTCATCACCTATATttacagagaaaaaaaattaagagacaaTGATGACGATGTTGCCAGATAATTTAGTAGAGGAGATACTAAGTCGTGTTCCGGCCACATGTCTGAAACGTTTACGATCAACATGCAAACTATGGAACGGTATATTCAACGATAGGAGATTCGCAAAAAATCACTTTGATAAAGCCCCAAAGCAATATATGGTTCTCAAGCTAACGGAGGAATATAGGCTTTGCTCATTCCGTGGTGAGCTTGGACTAATAGATCCGGTTTGTTCAGCTCAATTCAGGATATCTCATGTCTTTCACTGCGATGGCTTGTTGTTATGCACCAGCGAAAGCTACAATAGAATAGTGGTTTGGAACCCGTGTACTGGTCAAACCAAGTGGATCACCGATCCCAGCGATCGTGTCATGTTTTGGGTAACTTTTACTCTTGGAAGGTGCTaccaagaaaataattatagcTATAAATTATTGAGACACGTGCCTTGTTACGAGAAGCTAATATTTGAAATCTGTGAGATCAACTCCGATTCATGCTGGAGGATTCCTCATGATGTCACTCCAGACTGCTTATTACAGTTTGCTCATTACAGCGTGTATTTGAAAGGAAAGACCTACTGGTGTGCTTCGGATTCAAAAGAGTTTGATGCGTGCATGCATTTACTGAGCTTTGATTATACAACAGAGAGATTTGGACGTCTGTGCCTTCCTGGCCCGTATTGTAGACTCCATACTGTGTCTCTATCGGTTGTTAGAGAAGAGAAGCTTTCCGTGTTATTACGACCCCATGATAGACTTGGAAACGAGATAGAGATATGGATAAGCAGTCCTATTGATGATCCCAAAGCTGTGTCGTGGAGCAAGATCTTCGCTTTGGATGATCCTCGTCTTGGCTATTGCACCCAGACAAGTTTCTTGGTGGATGATGAGAAGAAAATCGCTACATGTCTTGAAAGGTGGATACGTAGCCGTGACAATGCCAAGGCCAAGCTCTACTACGTCTTGCAATACATTGTTGGGGAGGATAATGAAGTCACGCTACTGGATTTTGGAGCATCTTCTAATTTGCATTTACATTCGCAACTTTTGTTTAATTATGTACCAAGTCTGGTTCATATCCAGTGACACCTAGAGGGCAAAAAGAAACATTATTATTTCCAGCTACTTACAAATATTCCAGTGCCTAAGACTTTTATTTGTTCAAATTTtacgatttttttataaataaaaatgttttacgCATTCGTAGATTACTTCAAAATACTCGATTCTACTACAGGCAGACTGCTTCGAAACGTTTtactacaaaatattatatagttagcCTTCTAAGTGGTTAATCATTTAAATCATTGTACATCCTAGTTTGAAATTTGGTTAACTTCAGTTTAGTATACCTCATCGTAGCTGTTTACTGCATATTCCTTATCCTATCTTTTACTTGTCTCTGGCTTTGTCTGAATTGTCTTATTTTGTAATGTAGGGACTTGCCTTGCAACAAACTCAGTGgccttgtttgtttgtttttatgttttctttgtgGTGGTCCGGGAGACTTgtgtgatatttatattttgggtgtttttttttttaaacacaacttTCATTAAACATAACTTCAAGAACTACAAAGACAAGAGGGAATTAAGCATCCTcttggaaacaaacaataaacTACAAAGATAAATGAAATCAAACAGGATAAATCTTCATATGAAAATGACAACGGACTCAAGACAATGCTTGAATGCGTCTGGAGAGCCTTCACGACAAAGTCGGGCAGCTGAGAAATAGTCACAAGTGACGTTGAGGAACAACCCCACCAACGAGAAGAACCGAAGTAATCTCAATTGCACCTTCTGGCCCCGTACAGACCGCTACACAAGGTGACAAACCGGTGagtaaattgaaacaaaagcTCGGGATAGAACCCAAGAGGACATCTCCATTCATTGAAGGAAGGTATGGTGGTGAAATACTCTCCTCATTAGAGGAGGATGATGACAAATTCTTCCTAAAGAAGTGATATTGCAATAATCTCAGATTATAAACCCCTATGAACCCATGGGAAATCTTCAAATTATCCAAAGAATTCAGACCAGCAGCTAAATATCTCAAGTCTTGAACTGATAGTCTGGCCTTTAGAATCTTGATAATTTGGATATAAGCTTCAGCAAAAGAGTTGGGCCAGGCCCACTTAGGTATAGATCTCAGTTCAGAAGCAAATGCATACGCCGGGAAGTTACGAGACGTCATGGATCTAGGTTGAAGGTCGGAGGTGGTACCTATGACGTCGACTGAGAGATATATGGCACTCGCCGGCGGAGAGACAGGTTCACTGAGGTAAGATGGGTTACCATCGAAGCCGGATGGCGAAAGAGACGGTTGGTGAAGGTGAGCTGAGCCGCGGTTGAGAAGAGGGCACGCAGGGGAAGATGACAACATACTTAGAGGCGAGGAAAGTGAAGAGCTTCAGATTAGATCCGGATTTAGGCTTGAGTTGTCGTGGATTCTGGCGTCGTATAAGTGAATCGTATAAGTGAAAAGGAGCAACACCCAGTTGATTTGTTGTCTCACTTCCCGGTGGCGGAAAGCGAGAGTTTGTACGTTGAGATCTGAACTCCGTGAGCAATAGAAGAGCAAGGAAAAAGTCGACGGTGTGGCTTGTCCGTCGACAGCCAGAGAGAGGTTCGCCGGGAAACGTTCCCGTGAACCAGAGTACAACGGTGGTGAGAGAACCCTCTCGACTCATCGTTGGGGAGGAGACCCACCAAAGAGGAGGCGCCGTCAGGAGAACTGCAGTGAAGACGACGAACCAAAGCTCTTGTCTCCATCGAAGGCTCCGCCGGGGACACCTTTCTCCTGTTAACAAAACGCTACGACTCCGCAGAACACGAGAGATGAAACGAGAAACGATTAGAGAGATGAAGACAGAGGACGACATTGTCGGGAGTGGCCAGCGCCGGCGAGAAAATGCATCGCCGGCGCCGGAGCGCATTGAATCACAGAGTACCTCGAGCCCCGTGTCTGGGAGCAGCGTTAGAGCGTTAGGGTTTTTCACTAGCCAGTCTATATTTTGGGTGTTTATTATGTCAAATATatcctttttattatatgaattGTAATTTGTGGGTGGATATGTATTTTACTAAATGCgctgataaatttatttacttatcatcaataggttgtatttttaaataattttcttaaaaactgatatttttggaaaattttcattttttagagaaatactgtagattagggtttgtgatttagaaattacagagtttttggttatatatagatatggttTAAGAATTTTTGATCTAGAAATTCGattaacaataatatttgtggatagatgagtattctttctgagtttttcatcaatatgttgtatttttaaataattttcttaaaaactattattttggaaagttttcattttctagagaaatactctagatttgagtgtatgatttagaaattaggataacaacaATATTTGTGGATTGATGAATATTCTTTCTGAAtgtttcatcaatatgttgtatttttaaacaattttcttaaaaactgatatttttggaaagttttcagttttttttgagaaatattgtagatttggttttGTGATTAAGAAATTCGgctaacaagaatatttttggatagatgagtattctttaagagttttaaatcaatatgttgtatttttaaataattttcttaaaaactgttattttggaaagttttcattttctagagaaatactgtagatttgagtttatgatttagaaattagaataacaagaatatttgttgattgatgagtattctttctgaatttttcatcaatatgttgtatttttaaataattttcttaaaaacagctatttttggaaagttttcagtttttttgagaaatattgtaaatttgggtttgtgattaaCAAATTAGgctaacaagaatattttggatagatgagtattatttaatactttttcatcaatatgttgtatttttaaataattttcttaaaaagtgctatttttggaaagttttcattttttgaaaaatattgtagatttggtttttttgatttataaattaagataacacGAATTTtggtggatagttgagtattctttctgagtttttcatcaatatgttgtatttttaaataattttcttaagaacagcttcattttttagagaaatgatGTAGATTTGAGTTTCTGGTATAGAAATTcggataacaataatatttgtggatagatgagtattctttcggagtttttcatcaataggttgtattttcaaataattttcgtaaaaactgttaaatttggaaagttttcatttttttcgaGAAGTgctgtagattagggtttgtgatttctAAATTAGGATagcaagaatatttgtggatagatgagtattatttctcaaattttcatcaatatattgtatttttaaataattttcgtaaaaacttgtattcttagaaagttttcattttttagaaatattgtagattagggtttgtgatttagaaattaggataacaagaatttttttggatagatgagtattttttctgagtttttcatcattaggttatatttttaaataatttttttaaaaactgatattttgggatagttttcattttttagagaaatactgtagatttgagtttgtgatatAGAAATTcggataacaataatatttgtggatagatgagtattctttctgaatttttcatcagtatgttgtatttttaaataattttcttaaaaactactattattggaaagttttcagtttttttgagaaatattgtagatttgggtttgtgattaagAAATTAGGCTagcaagaatatttttggatagatgagtattctttaagagtttttcatcaatatgttgtattttaaaataattttcttaaaaacacttatttttgaaagttttcattttctagagaaatactgtagatttgagtttatgatttagaaattaggataacaacaATATTTGTGGATTGATGAGTATTCATTCTGAATTTTTCACCAATATgttgtaattttaaataattttcttaaaaactgctatttttggaaaattttcagtttttttgagaaatatagtagatttgggtttgtgattaagAAATTAggctaacaaaaatatttttggatatatgagtattctttaagagtttttcatcaatatgttgtatttttaaataatttttttaaaaactgttattttggaaagttttcattttctagagaaatactgtagatttgagtttatggtttagaaattaggataacaagaatatttgttgattgatgagtattctttctgaatttttcatcaatatgttgtatttttaaacaattttcttaaaaactactatttttagaaagtttttagtttttttgagaaatattgtagatttgggtttgtgattaaCAAATTAGgctaacaagaatatttttggatagatgagtattctttaataatttttcatcaatatgttgtatttttaaataattttcttaaaaactgctatttttggaaaaaattcattttttgaaaaatattgtaaatttgggttttgtgatttataaattaagataacacaaatttttgtggatagttgagtattctttctgagtttttcatcgataggttgtatttttaaataacttcCTTAAGAACTgcttcattttttagagaaatgatgtagatttgggtttgtgatatAGAAATTcggataacaataatatttgtggatagatgagtatttttctgAGTTtgtcatcaataggttgtatttttaaataattttcttaaaaactgatatttttggaaaatttcattttttagagaaatattgtagaatagggtttgtgatttagaaattagagaGTTTTTGGTTATAGATAGATatggttttagaatttttgatataGAAATTCGGatacaataatatttgtggatatatgagtattctttctgagtttttcatcaatatgttgtattttaaaataattttcttaaaacctgctattttggaaagttttaattttctagagaaatagtgtagatttgattttatgatttagaaattagaacaACAACAATATGTGTGTATTGATGAGtattctttttgaatttttcatcagtatgttgtatttttaaataattttcttaaaaactgctatttttggaaagttttcagtttttttttagaaatattgtagatttgggtttgtgattaagAAATTAAgctaacaagaatatttttggatagatgagtattctttaagaatttttcatcaatatgttgtatttttaaataattttcttaaaaactactatttttggaaagttttcatttttagagaaatactgtagatttgggttttgtgatttataaattaagataacacgaatttttgtggatagttgaatattctttctgagtttttcatcaatatgttgtatttttaattaattttcttaaaaactgttatttttggaaagttttcattttttagagaaatactgtagatttgggtttgtgatatAGAAATTCGGgtaacaataatatttgtggatagatgagtattctttctcagtttttatcaataagttgtatt contains these protein-coding regions:
- the LOC106375452 gene encoding probable F-box protein At5g47300, which encodes MMTMLPDNLVEEILSRVPATCLKRLRSTCKLWNGIFNDRRFAKNHFDKAPKQYMVLKLTEEYRLCSFRGELGLIDPVCSAQFRISHVFHCDGLLLCTSESYNRIVVWNPCTGQTKWITDPSDRVMFWVTFTLGRCYQENNYSYKLLRHVPCYEKLIFEICEINSDSCWRIPHDVTPDCLLQFAHYSVYLKGKTYWCASDSKEFDACMHLLSFDYTTERFGRLCLPGPYCRLHTVSLSVVREEKLSVLLRPHDRLGNEIEIWISSPIDDPKAVSWSKIFALDDPRLGYCTQTSFLVDDEKKIATCLERWIRSRDNAKAKLYYVLQYIVGEDNEVTLLDFGASSNLHLHSQLLFNYVPSLVHIQ